Proteins encoded together in one Ipomoea triloba cultivar NCNSP0323 chromosome 4, ASM357664v1 window:
- the LOC116016988 gene encoding ABC transporter G family member 15-like, protein MEIEAANGGGGGGIEEGVRRQGAAYLVWEDLTVVLPNFGHGPTKKLLHGLSGYAQPGRIMAIMGPSGSGKSTLLDSLAGRLSSNVVMTGNILLNGKKRRLDYGVVAYVAQEDVLLGTLTPRETITYSAKLRLPTTLTDDEIKQIVEGTIMEMGLLDCADRLVGNWQMRGISGGEKKRLSIALEILVRPHILFLDEPTSGLDSAAAFFVVHALKNISSDGRIVVSSIHQPSSEVFALFDDLYLLSGGETVYFGEAQMAKEFFAEAGFPCPSRRNPSDHYLRCINSDFDIVTATLKGSQRIQETQKSDYLMNMATADIKALLVQNYRSSKYGTGARDRLQEFSKIQDIEIQSIKGSQAGWGKQLKTLTQRSFLNMNRDVGYYWSRIVIYILVALCVGTLFFNVGTKYSSILARGACGGFVTGYMTFMSIGGFPSFVEEMKVFSKERLNGHYGVGAFILANFFSSFPFLVGISVMTGTIVFYMVYKASFSHFVFYCLNLFGCIALVESCMMIVSALVPNFLMGIIVGAGVLGVMMMTAGFFRLLPDLPKPVWRYPVSYIGYGAWSLQGGYKNDLLGLVFDPLFPGQSKLSGEEVIQQMFGLPLDHSKWWDLLALYCLIICYRFTFFLVLKLKEKSGPFLRSVYAKRKLKRLKKRPSFMAKPSFPSKRHQPLHSLSSQEGLSSPIP, encoded by the exons ATGGAAATAGAGGCGGCGAATGGTGGAGGAGGAGGGGGTATTGAGGAAGGGGTGCGGAGGCAGGGGGCGGCGTATTTGGTGTGGGAAGATTTAACGGTGGTGTTGCCAAATTTTGGGCATGGGCCAACAAAGAAGTTGCTCCATGGCCTCAGTGGCTATGCCCAACCTGGTAGAATTATGGCTATCATGGGTCCTTCTGGTTCCGGCAAATCAACCCTTCTTGATTCCTTAGCAG GTAGGCTGTCTAGTAATGTTGTCATGACTGGTAATATTCTTCTTAATGGGAAGAAGAGGAGACTGGACTATGGTGTTGTT GCTTATGTTGCACAAGAAGATGTGCTGCTAGGAACCCTGACACCCAGAGAAACCATCACATACTCAGCCAAACTGCGCCTTCCAACAACCTTAACTGACGACGAAATAAAGCAAATTGTGGAGGGAACAATCATGGAAATGGGGCTTCTCGATTGCGCCGATCGGCTCGTGGGAAACTGGCAAATGAGAGGCATAAGTGGTGGGGAGAAAAAGAGACTAAGCATTGCTCTTGAAATTCTCGTGCGCCCACACATACTCTTTCTTGATGAGCCAACCAGTGGTCTTGACAGTGCTGCGGCGTTCTTTGTGGTTCATGCTCTCAAGAACATTTCTTCTGATGGGAGAATTGTTGTCTCTTCCATTCACCAGCCTAGCAGTGAAGTTTTTGCACTGTTTGATGACCTCTATTTGCTATCTGGAGGAGAGACTGTTTATTTTGGAGAAGCACAAATGGCCAAAGAG TTCTTTGCAGAAGCAGGGTTTCCGTGTCCAAGTCGACGGAATCCTTCTGACCATTATCTGCGCTGTATTAACTCCGACTTTGACATTGTCACAGCAACACTGAAAGGATCACAGAGAATTCAG GAAACTCAAAAAAGTGATTATCTGATGAATATGGCAACAGCAGATATCAAAGCACTGCTAGTTCAAAATTACAGAAGCTCAAAATATGGTACTGGGGCCAGAGACAGATTGCAAGAATTTTCTAAGATT CAAGATATTGAGATACAGTCCATTAAAGGTAGCCAGGCAGGGTGGGGAAAACAACTCAAAACTTTGACACAGAGATCCTTCCTAAACATGAACCGGGATGTGGGATATTATTGGTCACGCATAGTTATTTATATACTTGTTGCTCTATGTGTTGGCACCCTGTTCTTCAATGTTGGGACCAAATACTCATCCATTTTGGCCCGGGGAGCGTGCGGTGGATTTGTAACGGGATACATGACGTTCATGTCCATTGGCGGCTTCCCTTCGTTCGTGGAAGAAATGAAG GTTTTCAGCAAAGAAAGATTGAATGGACATTATGGGGTTGGGGCTTTCATATTGGCAAACTTCTTCTCTTCCTTCCCATTTCTGGTTGGGATTTCAGTCATGACTGGGACCATTGTGTTTTACATGGTGTACAAAGCAAGCTTTTCTCATTTTGTGTTCTATTGTCTGAATCTGTTTGGATGTATTGCATTGGTTGAGAGCTGTATGATGATTGTGTCTGCACTGGTTCCCAATTTCTTAATGGGAATTATTGTTGGGGCTGGAGTTCTT GGAGTTATGATGATGACGGCTGGTTTTTTCCGTTTGTTGCCGGATCTCCCAAAGCCAGTCTGGCGATATCCTGTTTCGTACATAGGTTACGGGGCATGGTCACTTCAG GGAGGATACAAGAACGATCTATTGGGCCTGGTTTTCGATCCACTTTTTCCAGGTCAATCCAAATTGTCAGGGGAGGAAGTAATACAACAGATGTTTGGGTTGCCACTGGATCATTCCAAATGGTGGGATTTACTTGCCCTGTATTGCCTTATTATATGCTACAGATTCACCTTCTTCCTGGTTCTCAAGttgaaggagaagagtggaccATTTCTCCGTTCGGTTTATGCTAAGAGGAAACTGAAACGCCTAAAGAAACGGCCTTCATTCATGGCGAAGCCATCTTTTCCTTCCAAAAGGCATCAACCGCTCCATTCTTTGTCTTCCCAAGAGGGTCTTAGCTCTCCCATCCCTTAA
- the LOC116017122 gene encoding ABC transporter G family member 15-like, which produces MEIEAVLSQGGSSELLDLENGDVSNNGVGDYQKGGAYLGWKDLTVVIPNFGDGPTKRLLNGVTGYALPARILAIMGPSGSGKSTLLDSLAGRLSTNLVMTGNAILNGRKTKLNSGAVAYVTQEDLLMGTLTVRETITYSAQLRLPSNLRRSEVHEITENVIMEMGLQECADQLIGNWHLRGISGGEKKRLSIALEILTQPRLMFLDEPTSGLDSAAAFFVLQVLKNAACGGGRTIVCSIHQPSSEVFALFDDLCLLSSGETVYFGEAKSAVEFFADSGFPCPSRRSPSDHFLRCINSDFDTVTETLIGSQRIKDPKWSSGSTIYFHTAEIRARILQKFRYSKYASRTRATVEEISSMNGVGIEGLGGSQARWWKQLETLIRRSFTNMSRDFGYYWLRIIVYIIVSTCVGTVFYNVGTNHDAVLARGACGGFIAGFMTFMSIGGFPSFIEEMKIFYKERRNEHYGVGLFILSNFISSFPFLVVMSFSSAAITYHLAKFHAGFFHFIYASLVLLSSVAVVESCMMVVASFVPNFTMGLVTGAGLIGIMMVSAGFFRLLPDLPKVFWRYPVSYVNYMSWALQGAYKNDMLGLEFDAMNPGEPKLTGEVIMTAVLGLSVSYSKWWDLGAVIAILICYRLVFYMVLKLRERALPYVYYLHTKTTLHRISKRASFRKTPSFSSSKRHRTLISLSSQEGLNSPIN; this is translated from the exons atgGAGATTGAAGCAGTTCTCTCTCAAGGTGGAAGTTCTGAGTTGTTGGATCTTGAGAATGGGGATGTGTCAAACAATGGTGTTGGGGATTATCAGAAGGGTGGTGCATATTTGGGGTGGAAAGATCTGACGGTGGTGATTCCAAACTTTGGAGATGGACCAACAAAAAGGTTGCTTAATGGGGTTACTGGTTATGCTCTACCTGCTAGAATCTTGGCCATCATGGGCCCTTCTGGCTCTGGCAAGTCCACTCTTCTTGATTCTTTGGCAg GTAGACTGTCTACAAATCTTGTCATGACTGGCAATGCCATCCTTAATGGAAGAAAAACAAAGCTCAACAGTGGTGCAGTT gcTTATGTGACACAAGAAGATTTATTGATGGGAACACTTACGGTAAGAGAAACAATAACATACTCGGCTCAACTACGGCTACCAAGCAACCTAAGACGATCCGAGGTACACGAAATCACAGAAAATGTAATCATGGAAATGGGGCTCCAAGAATGCGCCGATCAGCTGATAGGGAATTGGCACCTGAGAGGCATTAGCGGCGGGGAGAAGAAGAGGCTGAGTATTGCCCTAGAAATTCTCACACAACCTCGTTTGATGTTTCTCGACGAGCCCACCAGCGGCCTAGACAGCGCCGCCGCGTTTTTCGTCTTGCAGGTTCTCAAGAACGCCGCGTGCGGCGGCGGCAGAACCATCGTCTGCTCCATTCACCAGCCTAGCAGTGAAGTCTTCGCCCTCTTCGATGATCTTTGCCTCTTGTCTTCTGGCGAAACCGTTTATTTTGGAGAAGCAAAATCCGCCGTAGAG TTCTTTGCAGATTCTGGATTTCCATGTCCAAGCAGAAGAAGCCCTTCTGATCATTTTCTTCGCTGCATAAATTCCGACTTTGATACTGTCACTGAAACGCTTATAGGGTCTCAAAGAATAAAA GATCCCAAATGGTCGTCGGGTTCAACTATATATTTCCATACTGCGGAGATTAGAGCAAGGATTCTTCAGAAATTCAGATATTCAAAGTATGCAAGCCGAACTAGAGCCACAGTTGAAGAGATATCATCCATG aacgGAGTTGGAATAGAAGGATTGGGAGGAAGCCAGGCAAGATGGTGGAAGCAGCTTGAGACATTGATAAGAAGATCATTCACAAACATGTCTCGAGATTTCGGTTATTATTGGTTGAGAATAATTGTGTACATCATCGTGTCTACATGTGTGGGCACTGTGTTTTACAACGTTGGGACCAACCATGATGCGGTCCTGGCCAGGGGGGCGTGTGGCGGATTCATTGCAGGCTTCATGACTTTCATGTCCATTGGTGGCTTCCCATCCTTCATTGAAGAAATGAAG ATATTTTATAAAGAAAGAAGGAATGAGCATTATGGAGTTGGGTTGTTCATTCTCTCAAACTTCATATCTTCGTTCCCATTCCTGGTTGTGATGTCTTTTAGCTCAGCAGCCATAACGTACCACCTGGCAAAGTTTCACGCTGGCTTCTTCCATTTCATATACGCATCCCTGGTGCTTCTTAGCTCCGTAGCTGTTGTTGAGAGCTGCATGATGGTTGTGGCTTCTTTTGTTCCTAATTTCACCATGGGACTCGTTACTGGAGCTGGACTCATT GGAATTATGATGGTTTCGGCTGGGTTTTTCCGGCTACTACCTGATCTTCCAAAGGTTTTCTGGCGATATCCTGTTTCATATGTCAATTACATGTCATGGGCTCTGCAG GGGGCATACAAGAACGACATGTTAGGGCTGGAATTCGACGCCATGAATCCCGGCGAGCCGAAGCTGACCGGAGAAGTAATCATGACGGCAGTTCTTGGGTTATCAGTGAGCTACTCAAAGTGGTGGGATTTAGGAGCAGTGATAGCCATTCTCATCTGTTACAGACTGGTATTCTACATGGTTCTCAAGTTGAGGGAGAGAGCATTGCCATATGTGTACTATCTTCACACCAAGACCACACTGCACCGTATCAGCAAAAGGGCGTCTTTCAGGAAAACGCCATCGTTTTCGTCGTCAAAGAGACATCGCACTCTCATCTCACTGTCTTCCCAAGAGGGTCTTAATTCTCCCATCAATTAG
- the LOC116017450 gene encoding uncharacterized protein LOC116017450, with protein MREKIASWYDKCLGAELFKAVLISGVVLYLASIFLFKNPICSLPEGALISPEAAAELSRKNESPTNISHLLFGLIGSEKAWHYRKAYTESWWRPGVTRGYLYLDVAPTGDLLPWSPSSPPYRVSDDINQMVQETKHAAPIMARMVHGIMEVFRERHAGVRWVVMGDDDSVFFVENMVDVLAQYDHTKYYYFGGQSEFVMSNYWFSFNQGFGGAGFILSYPLAEALSNDMDSCLRRYADVISADKITMLCIADLGVNFSPLKGIHQIDLQGDLSGFLSSHPKFPLLSLHHLDTVEPIFPAMDRFQSARHFVRSADHDQTRMLQQTICYHRQSNWSVSVSWGYSVHIYEKIHHRSYLQMPIETFKPWARDQHHRPLYMFNTRLPSKDPCEAPHVFFLKTVNRTEEDVVVMTYLRSSERGLPACSFSGNHSAAYVSRIEVYSPSTKRPEMDKCECCDVIHSDGEEGLKVKYRNCLLTEVIA; from the exons ATGAGAGAGAAGATTGCCTCTTGGTATGACAAGTGTTTAGGGGCTGAGCTTTTTAAGGCCGTTCTAATTTCCGGTGTGGTTCTCTACTTGGCCTCCATTTTTCTCTTCAAAAACCCAATTTGTTCACTTCCGGAAGGGGCACTGATATCGCCGGAGGCGGCGGCGGAGTTGAGCAGAAAAAATGAATCTCCGACCAACATCAGCCACCTACTATTCGGCCTCATCGGCTCCGAGAAGGCATGGCACTACAGGAAGGCCTACACGGAGTCATGGTGGCGCCCCGGCGTGACCCGCGGGTACCTTTATCTGGACGTGGCCCCCACCGGGGACCTCCTCCCTTGGTCGCCGTCTTCCCCGCCGTACAGAGTCTCGGACGATATAAACCAGATGGTTCAAGAAACGAAGCACGCGGCCCCGATTATGGCGCGTATGGTGCACGGGATAATGGAGGTGTTTAGGGAGAGACACGCGGGGGTGAGGTGGGTGGTGATGGGAGACGATGATTCTGTGTTTTTCGTGGAGAATATGGTTGATGTTTTGGCGCAATATGATCATACGAAGTATTATTACTTTGGGGGTCAATCGGAGTTTGTGATGTCCAATTATTGGTTCTCTTTTAACCAGGGGTTCGGCGGCGCCGGCTTTATTCTCAGTTACCCTTTGGCCGAAGCTTTGTCTAACGACATGGATAGTTGCCTGAGGAGATATGCAGACGTCATATCTGCAGATAAAATTACCATGCTTTGCATAGCTGATCTTGGAGTTAATTTTTCCCCCTTGAAGGGGATTCATCAG ATTGATTTACAAGGGGACTTGTCTGGATTTTTGTCGTCCCATCCCAAATTTCCACTGCTATCCCTTCATCATCTCGACACCGTAGAGCCCATTTTTCCGGCAATGGACAGATTCCAATCGGCGAGACATTTTGTGAGATCGGCGGACCACGACCAAACCCGAATGTTGCAGCAGACCATTTGCTATCACCGACAAAGCAACTGGTCGGTTTCCGTGTCGTGGGGATACTCAGTTCACATTTACGAAAAGATTCATCACCGGAGTTACCTGCAAATGCCGATCGAAACGTTCAAGCCGTGGGCTAGGGATCAGCATCACCGGCCGCTTTACATGTTCAACACTCGGCTCCCTTCTAAGGATCCTTGCGAAGCGCCGCACGTTTTCTTCCTTAAAACGGTGAACAGAACCGAGGAAGATGTGGTGGTTATGACGTATCTCCGGTCGTCGGAGAGAGGGTTGCCGGCGTGTTCGTTTAGTGGGAACCATTCGGCTGCTTATGTTTCGAGGATTGAAGTTTATTCGCCATCGACAAAGCGTCCTGAG ATGGACAAATGTGAATGTTGTGACGTTATTCATTCAGATGGTGAAGAAGGTTTAAAAGTCAAATATAGAAATTGTTTGTTAACTGAGGTCATTGCTTAA
- the LOC116017911 gene encoding uncharacterized protein LOC116017911, with product MVFYYLATIFLFNNPICSPPEEGALISSPPEGKNESPTNISHLLFGLIGSEKAWHSRKAYAESWWRPGVTRGFIYLDVAPTGDLLPWSPSSPPYRVSENISPMVARIVHGIKEVFRERHEGVRWVVMGDDDSVFFVENMVDVLAQYDHTKYYYFGGQSEFVMSHHWYSFNQGFGGAGIILSYPLAEALSNYMDSCLRRYGHYIKSSDHITMLCIADLGVNFSPLKGLHQIDLHGDLSGFLSAHPKFPLLSLHHLDVVEPIFPGMDRFQSAKHLVRSADHDQTRMLQQTICYHRQSSWSVSVSWGYSVHIYEKIHPRSYLQMPIETFQPWHGGQPLPIYMFNTRLPSKDPCEAPHVFFLKTVNRTQEGGVVMTYLRSWERGLPPCLSSGNHSAAYVSRVEVHSPSTKRPEMDKCECCDVIHTDGEEGLKVKYRNCLLTEVIA from the exons ATGGTTTTCTACTACTTGgccaccatttttctcttcaaCAACCCCATTTGTTCCCCTCCTGAAGAAGGGGCACTGATATCGTCGCCGCCGGAGGGAAAAAATGAATCTCCGACCAACATAAGCCACCTACTATTCGGCCTCATCGGCTCCGAGAAGGCGTGGCACTCCAGGAAGGCCTACGCGGAGTCATGGTGGCGCCCCGGCGTGACCCGCGGCTTCATTTATCTGGACGTGGCCCCCACCGGGGATCTCCTCCCTTGGTCGCCGTCTTCCCCGCCGTACAGAGTCTCGGAAAATATAAGCCCGATGGTGGCGCGTATAGTGCACGGGATAAAGGAGGTGTTTAGGGAGAGACACGAGGGGGTGAGGTGGGTGGTGATGGGAGACGATGATTCCGTGTTTTTCGTGGAGAATATGGTTGATGTTTTGGCGCAATATGATCATAcgaagtattattattttggggGGCAATCGGAGTTCGTTATGTCCCACCACTGGTACTCGTTTAACCAGGGATTCGGCGGCGCCGGGATCATTCTCAGTTACCCTCTCGCCGAAGCTTTGTCTAACTACATGGATAGTTGCCTGAGGAGATATGGGCACTACATCAAATCTTCAGATCATATTACCATGCTTTGCATAGCTGATCTTGGAGTTAATTTTTCCCCCTTGAAGGGGCTGCATCAG ATTGATTTACATGGGGACCTGTCTGGATTTCTGTCGGCCCATCCCAAATTTCCACTGCTATCCCTTCATCATCTCGACGTGGTGGAGCCCATCTTTCCGGGCATGGACCGATTCCAATCGGCGAAGCATTTGGTGAGGTCGGCGGACCACGACCAGACCCGAATGTTGCAGCAGACCATTTGCTACCACAGACAAAGCAGCTGGTCGGTTTCCGTGTCGTGGGGATACTCAGTTCACATTTACGAAAAGATTCATCCCCGGAGTTACCTGCAAATGCCGATCGAAACGTTCCAGCCGTGGCATGGGGGTCAGCCCCTGCCGATTTATATGTTCAACACTCGGCTTCCTTCTAAGGATCCTTGCGAAGCGCCGCACGTTTTCTTCCTTAAAACGGTGAACAGAACCCAGGAAGGTGGGGTGGTTATGACATATCTCCGGTCGTGGGAGAGAGGGTTGCCGCCGTGTTTGTCCAGCGGCAACCATTCGGCTGCTTATGTTTCCAGGGTTGAAGTTCACTCGCCATCGACAAAGCGTCCTGAG ATGGACAAGTGTGAATGTTGTGACGTTATTCATACAGATGGTGAGGAAGGTTTGAAAGTCAAATATAGAAATTGTTTGTTAACTGAAGTCATTGCTTAA
- the LOC116017194 gene encoding protein RETICULATA-RELATED 4, chloroplastic-like → MPIAAAVNFLSPPRFLAAPPPIPIHIRTSISTIRPHCVVPFSNPSPASNRGAFLRLSVAGGDGGNWNGGHGGGGGNDDDDGENSNNSWENEKETLMVLGEAGRSLESLPKDLKAAIKERRIPGSIVQRYLELRKSKWMSWLLRHGGFKERLLADDLFLTKVFIECGVGLFTKTAAEFQRRGESFFNELDVVFADVVMAIVADFMLVYLPAPTVPLRPPIQLNAGRIAKFFHSCPDNAFQVALGGTSFSLLQRLGAIARNGSKLFVVGTASSLVGTVVTNAFINARRAVDKSAAEEVENNNNVPILSTAAAYGVYMSISSNLRYQVLAGVIEQRILEPLLHEHKSVLSAVCFAVRTGNTFMGSLLWVDYARWIGLQKSEEIQATT, encoded by the exons ATGCCGATCGCCGCCGCCGTTAACTTCCTTTCCCCACCGCGCTTTCTTGCCGCGCCTCCCCCAATTCCCATCCACATCCGCACCTCCATTTCCACCATTCGGCCTCATTGTGTCGTACCCTTTTCAAACCCATCGCCCGCCTCTAACCGTGGCGCCTTTTTACGACTTTCAGTTGCGGGAGGTGACGGCGGGAACTGGAACGGTGGACACGGAGGCGGCGGAGGaaacgatgatgatgatggcgaaaatagtaataatagctGGGAGAACGAAAAGGAGACGTTAATGGTGTTGGGGGAGGCCGGGAGGTCATTAGAGAGCTTGCCTAAGGACTTGAAGGCGGCGATCAAGGAGAGGAGAATACCCGGTTCTATAGTGCAGAGGTATTTGGAGCTCCGGAAATCAAAGTGGATGTCTTGGTTGCTCCGCCATGGAGGTTTCAAAGAGCGACTCTTGGCCGATGATCTCTTCCTCACTAAAGTCTTTATTGAATGCGGCGTTGGTCTCTTCACCAAG ACTGCTGCTGAGTTTCAACGTCGCGGGGAGAGCTTCTTTAATGAGTTAGATGTGGTTTTTGCAGATGTG GTAATGGCCATTGTTGCAGATTTTATGCTTGTTTATCTTCCAGCTCCCACTGTTCCTCTTCGCCCACCTATCCAACTCAATGCTGGCCGTATTGCTAAGTTCTTCCATAGCTGTCCAGACAATGCTTTTCAG GTTGCTCTAGGTGGAACATCGTTTTCTTTGCTGCAGAGGTTAGGCGCAATAGCG AGGAATGGTTCAAAGCTCTTTGTTGTTGGCACGGCGTCATCTCTG GTTGGCACAGTGGTGACGAATGCATTCATAAATGCACGCAGGGCAGTTGACAAGTCAGCTGCAGAGGAAGTAGAGAACAATAATAATGTGCCCATTTTATCAACTGCAGCTGCATATGGTGTCTACATGTCAATTTCTAGCAACCTGCG CTATCAAGTATTGGCGGGCGTGATAGAACAACGGATTTTGGAGCCATTGCTGCACGAACATAAGTCGGTACTGAGCGCAGTTTGCTTCGCTGTTCGAACAGGAAACACCTTCATGGGCTCATTATT GTGGGTTGATTATGCACGCTGGATAGGGCTCCAGAAGAGTGAAGAAATCCAGGCTACTACATAA